One Mycolicibacterium goodii genomic region harbors:
- the polA gene encoding DNA polymerase I has protein sequence MSPAKTATKMTPAKAADDTPTLMLLDGNSLAFRAFYALPAENFKTQSGLTTNAVYGFTAMLINLLRDEQPTHVAAAFDVSRQTFRKDKYPEYKEGRSATPDEFRGQIDITKEVLGALGITVLAEAGFEADDIIATLATQAEQEGYRVLVVTGDRDSLQLVTDSVTVLYPRKGVSELTRFTPEAVVEKYGLTPQQYPDFAALRGDPSDNLPGIPGVGEKTATKWIVEYGSLQALVDNVDAVKGKVGDALRANLSSVILNRELTDLIRDVPLAQTPDTLRMQPWNRDQIHRLFDDLEFRVLRDRLFETLVAVEPEVEHGFDVRGRALEPGELTAWLAEHSLGNRFGVAVVGTHKAYDADATAIAIVAADGDGRYIDTSKLTPEDEAALASWLADPGPPKALHEAKLAMHDLAGRGWTLRGVTSDTALAAYLVRPGQRSFSLDDLSVRYLHRELRAETPEQQQLSLLDDSDGVDEQAVQTVILRACAVLDLANALDEELARIDSLSLLSRMELPVQRTLAEMEHAGIAVDLGMLEQLQSEFADQIRDAAEAAYAVIGKQINLGSPKQLQAVLFDELEMPKTKKTKTGYTTDADALQSLFEKTGHPFLQHLLAHRDATRLKVTVDGLLNSVASDGRIHTTFNQTIAATGRLSSTEPNLQNIPIRTEAGRRIRDAFVVGEGPDGPYAELMTADYSQIEMRIMAHLSKDEGLLNAFNTGEDLHSFVASRAFSVPIDEVTPELRRRVKAMSYGLAYGLSAYGLAQQLKISTEEAKVQMEQYFDRFGGVRDYLRDVVDQARKDGYTSTVLGRRRYLHELDSSNRQVREAAERAALNAPIQGSAADIIKVAMINVDQAIKDAGLRSRILLQVHDELLFEVAEGERDSLEALVREHMGNAYPLDVPLEVSVGYGRSWDAAAH, from the coding sequence GTGAGCCCCGCCAAGACCGCAACCAAGATGACACCGGCCAAAGCCGCTGACGACACGCCCACCCTGATGCTGCTGGACGGCAACTCACTGGCGTTCCGCGCGTTCTACGCGTTGCCCGCCGAGAACTTCAAGACGCAGAGCGGCCTGACCACGAACGCGGTGTACGGGTTCACCGCCATGCTCATCAACCTGCTGCGCGACGAGCAGCCCACACACGTCGCCGCGGCGTTCGACGTGTCGCGACAGACGTTCCGCAAGGATAAGTACCCGGAGTACAAGGAGGGCCGCTCGGCGACGCCGGACGAGTTCCGCGGGCAGATCGACATCACCAAAGAGGTGCTCGGGGCGCTGGGCATCACGGTGCTCGCCGAGGCCGGATTCGAGGCCGACGACATCATCGCGACACTCGCGACGCAGGCCGAGCAGGAGGGCTACCGCGTCCTGGTGGTCACGGGTGACCGCGATTCGCTGCAGCTCGTCACCGATTCGGTCACGGTGCTGTACCCGCGCAAGGGTGTCAGCGAACTGACCCGGTTCACCCCCGAGGCCGTGGTCGAGAAGTACGGCCTCACGCCGCAGCAGTACCCGGATTTCGCGGCCCTGCGGGGGGACCCGAGCGACAACCTGCCCGGTATCCCCGGCGTGGGGGAGAAGACCGCCACCAAGTGGATCGTCGAGTACGGCTCGCTGCAGGCACTCGTGGACAACGTCGACGCCGTCAAGGGCAAGGTCGGTGACGCGCTGCGGGCCAATCTGTCGAGCGTCATCCTCAACCGTGAGCTCACCGACCTCATCCGGGACGTGCCGCTCGCGCAGACCCCCGACACACTGAGGATGCAGCCGTGGAACCGTGACCAGATCCACCGCCTGTTCGACGACCTGGAGTTCCGGGTGCTGCGTGACCGCCTGTTCGAGACGCTGGTCGCGGTCGAACCGGAGGTCGAGCACGGGTTCGACGTGCGCGGTCGCGCGCTGGAGCCCGGTGAGCTGACCGCGTGGCTGGCCGAGCACAGCCTCGGTAACCGGTTCGGCGTCGCCGTCGTCGGTACCCACAAGGCCTACGACGCCGATGCGACGGCGATCGCGATCGTCGCTGCCGACGGGGACGGCCGCTACATCGACACCTCGAAGCTCACGCCCGAGGACGAGGCCGCGCTGGCGTCCTGGCTCGCCGACCCGGGGCCGCCGAAGGCCCTGCACGAGGCCAAGCTCGCGATGCACGATCTGGCCGGGCGCGGCTGGACGCTGCGCGGCGTCACCTCCGACACCGCGCTCGCGGCCTACCTGGTGCGCCCCGGCCAGCGCAGCTTCTCCCTCGATGACCTGTCGGTGCGTTACCTGCACCGTGAGTTGCGTGCCGAAACGCCCGAGCAGCAGCAACTTTCGCTGCTGGACGACTCCGACGGCGTCGACGAGCAGGCCGTGCAGACCGTGATCCTGCGGGCTTGTGCGGTACTCGACCTGGCCAACGCGCTCGACGAGGAACTGGCCCGCATCGACTCACTGTCGCTGCTGAGCCGCATGGAGCTGCCGGTTCAGCGGACGCTGGCCGAGATGGAACACGCCGGCATCGCGGTCGACCTCGGCATGCTGGAGCAACTGCAGAGCGAGTTCGCCGATCAGATCCGCGACGCGGCCGAGGCCGCCTACGCCGTGATCGGCAAGCAGATCAACCTCGGCTCGCCGAAACAGCTGCAGGCCGTGCTGTTCGACGAGCTCGAGATGCCGAAGACCAAGAAGACCAAGACCGGCTACACCACCGACGCTGATGCGCTGCAGTCGCTGTTCGAGAAGACCGGTCACCCGTTCCTTCAGCATCTGCTGGCCCACCGCGACGCCACGAGACTCAAGGTGACGGTCGACGGGCTGCTCAACTCGGTGGCCTCCGACGGTCGCATCCACACGACCTTCAACCAGACGATCGCCGCGACCGGGCGCCTGTCGTCCACCGAGCCGAATCTGCAGAACATCCCGATCCGCACCGAGGCGGGCCGCCGGATCCGCGACGCGTTCGTGGTGGGCGAGGGCCCCGACGGACCTTATGCCGAGCTCATGACCGCCGACTACAGCCAGATCGAGATGCGGATCATGGCCCACCTGTCCAAAGATGAAGGCCTACTCAACGCCTTCAACACCGGTGAGGATCTGCACTCGTTCGTCGCGTCACGCGCGTTCTCGGTGCCGATCGACGAGGTGACGCCCGAGCTGCGCCGCCGTGTCAAGGCGATGTCCTACGGCCTGGCGTACGGGTTGAGCGCATACGGTCTCGCGCAGCAGCTCAAGATCTCCACCGAAGAGGCGAAGGTGCAGATGGAGCAGTACTTCGACCGGTTCGGCGGGGTGCGTGACTATCTGCGCGATGTGGTCGATCAGGCCCGCAAGGACGGTTACACGTCAACGGTGTTGGGCCGCAGACGGTATCTGCACGAGCTCGACAGCAGTAACCGCCAGGTGCGCGAGGCAGCCGAACGCGCGGCGCTGAACGCCCCGATCCAGGGCAGCGCGGCCGACATCATCAAGGTCGCGATGATCAACGTCGACCAGGCGATCAAGGACGCCGGGCTGCGGTCGCGCATCCTGCTGCAGGTCCACGACGAGCTGCTGTTCGAGGTCGCAGAAGGCGAGCGCGACAGCCTCGAGGCACTGGTCCGCGAGCACATGGGCAACGCGTATCCGCTCGACGTGCCGCTGGAGGTGTCGGTGGGCTACGGCCGCAGCTGGGACGCCGCGGCGCACTAG
- a CDS encoding threonine/serine ThrE exporter family protein, with product MTESPAAQQIRFIARLGAAMGAAHYPVTLIRQMLDRASSAYGVRNDFIALPNYVQVVGPTGVHGTIVEAAHLDNELRFAQMFPLAKLVRDAMRGAVRPEDGEAQLDRVLEMPSRFPRWVAVVGYGVQSAGLALVLEPTPLNLLIATVLGFMVGVFFVAVQRVAMLQHLLPAVSAFAVSAICIAGAHRLGLDHVNLRALIPPLAMFLPGAAITLAVVELTARDVISGTSRLIAGFVQIAQLAFGILIATQFLGADGTSLSSDAVNKIGPWAPWVGVAVYAVGVLLFLAPPWSFLPWLVVICYTAFAAQYLGGAVLGSYASGFCGGLVLTVSALAISRRRGAPPTITLILPGFWLLVPGSMGLIGVTELFGADGDSAFPATVISMISVALGLQAGLVLWQLLRLRGARMVQRVAR from the coding sequence ATGACCGAATCACCTGCTGCACAACAGATCCGGTTCATCGCCCGCTTGGGCGCCGCCATGGGTGCGGCCCACTACCCGGTGACGTTGATCCGTCAGATGCTGGATCGCGCGTCCTCGGCGTACGGCGTGCGCAACGATTTCATCGCACTACCGAACTACGTGCAGGTCGTCGGGCCGACCGGTGTGCACGGAACAATCGTCGAGGCCGCACATCTGGACAACGAACTGCGGTTCGCGCAGATGTTCCCGCTCGCGAAGTTGGTGCGGGACGCCATGCGCGGGGCGGTGCGGCCCGAGGACGGCGAGGCTCAACTCGATCGCGTCCTGGAGATGCCCAGCCGATTCCCGCGCTGGGTGGCTGTCGTGGGGTACGGCGTGCAGAGCGCCGGGCTCGCGTTGGTGCTGGAGCCGACGCCGCTGAACCTGTTGATCGCGACGGTGCTGGGTTTCATGGTCGGTGTCTTCTTCGTCGCGGTGCAGCGGGTCGCGATGTTGCAGCACCTGTTGCCCGCGGTGAGTGCGTTCGCGGTGTCGGCGATCTGCATCGCCGGGGCCCACCGCCTGGGCTTGGACCATGTGAACCTGCGCGCGTTGATCCCGCCGCTGGCGATGTTCCTGCCCGGTGCGGCGATCACGCTCGCGGTCGTCGAATTGACGGCCCGCGACGTCATCTCCGGGACGAGCCGGCTGATCGCCGGGTTCGTCCAGATCGCCCAGCTGGCGTTCGGCATCCTGATCGCCACACAATTCCTCGGCGCCGACGGCACCTCACTCAGTTCCGATGCGGTCAACAAGATCGGGCCGTGGGCGCCGTGGGTGGGTGTCGCGGTCTACGCGGTCGGCGTCCTGCTGTTCCTCGCGCCGCCATGGTCTTTCCTGCCCTGGCTCGTGGTGATCTGCTACACCGCGTTCGCGGCCCAGTATCTCGGTGGCGCCGTGCTGGGTAGTTACGCGAGCGGTTTCTGCGGGGGATTGGTGCTGACGGTATCGGCACTGGCGATCTCGCGCCGTCGTGGTGCGCCGCCCACCATCACGCTGATTCTGCCGGGATTCTGGTTGCTGGTGCCGGGATCGATGGGTCTGATCGGGGTGACCGAACTGTTCGGCGCCGACGGCGATTCGGCGTTTCCCGCGACGGTCATCTCGATGATCTCGGTGGCCCTCGGACTTCAGGCCGGTCTGGTGTTGTGGCAGCTGCTGCGTCTGCGCGGGGCCAGGATGGTTCAGCGCGTGGCGCGATAG